In Gossypium arboreum isolate Shixiya-1 chromosome 6, ASM2569848v2, whole genome shotgun sequence, the following are encoded in one genomic region:
- the LOC108488816 gene encoding glucan endo-1,3-beta-glucosidase 12-like, whose protein sequence is MSSALHRILLVLCLVSLLLQMTAGGGFREWCIADEQTPDEDLLKALDWACGKGGADCSKIQVNQPCYHPNTIKDHASYAFNNYYQKFKNKGATCYFNSAAIITDLDPSHNSCKFETVP, encoded by the exons ATGTCATCTGCTCTACATAGGATTCTACTTGTTCTTTGCTTGGTTTCATTACTATTGCAGATGACTGCAG GTGGAGGGTTCAGAGAATGGTGCATAGCTGACGAACAAACACCAGATGAAGACTTGTTGAAGGCACTTGATTGGGCTTGTGGAAAGGGAGGTGCAGATTGCAGTAAGATACAAGTGAACCAGCCTTGTTACCATCCAAATACTATAAAAGACCATGCATCTTATGCCTTTAACAACTACTACCAGAAATTCAAGAACAAAGGAGCTACTTGCTACTTCAATTCTGCTGCAATCATCACTGATCTTGACCCAA GCCATAATTCATGCAAATTTGAAACCGTTCCCTAG